In a single window of the Antedon mediterranea chromosome 1, ecAntMedi1.1, whole genome shotgun sequence genome:
- the LOC140039767 gene encoding polypeptide N-acetylgalactosaminyltransferase 13-like, with amino-acid sequence MARWKPFSVLIWGIVWFSLVSFIYFVYYDNNISSSNDGSKSTEDKNAVDKNNAVKHERLSFDNKPAQQINIVGEIYNKKKTEEIAGRRLEKVNNYANKNEPVGKDHIFQENDKTYDGVATHKDPDRNEAVLKKSRQVRLRGGNVRLSPPDGLGHNIDPKNALPQHGLHPARTGPGEDGRPVHLTGKEKQKSIADAKLHGFSLIVSNLVSVERTVKDTREPMCRSLHYKPPLPPVSVIIVVHNSVWSVLSRLLHSIVNRTPDKLLFEIILIDDFSDDADLLTNLKVLPQKLKAKVNVLRMQTRQGQTKARLEGVRAAKGDVIVFADPYCEVGIKWLEPLVDRLNHNSTIIATPIVDRVDTETFEQFRSQPVRGGFKWNLDTRWMMLGLDELKDRQKDTTVSYPTAVIMESIFAVNKKFFEHIGMFDTEMEGWGAENIELSFRTWMCGGSIEVVPCSRIFHLFRGVQHYSYPSGLQEGFIRNSMRTAQLWMDNYKDKFMLTLPRSIKDKSYGSLTASQKLKKDLQCKNFDWYLKTVYPYPLLTSNRIKAFGQVFNQEKTQNLCLDSYARTIGSSVYLNKCDKASLNQVFTLSSRSELKWNNLCIEVPVSKYRSGVQPRLAECSRSGSHQSWIHSEPGWLLHKGSGLCLSYVKGSSPLLAVMSTCIEELTQKWKFNIYHEI; translated from the exons ATGGCAAGGTGGAAGCCGTTTTCCGTCCTAATTTGGGGTATCGTTTGGTTTTCACTagtttctttcatttattttgtttattatgacAACAATATAAGTAGTAGTAACGATGGGTCGAAATCTACAGAAGATAAGAATGCGGTTGATAAGAATAATGCGGTTAAGCATGAGCGCTTAAGTTTTGATAACAAGCCTGCACAGCAAATCAATATTGTCGGTGAAATCTACAACAAGAAAAAGACGGAAGAAATCGCAGGACGTCGCTTAGAAAAAGTTAATAATTATGCAAATAAAAATGAACCAGTTGGTaaagatcatatttttcaagAGAATGATAAAACTTACGATGGTGTAGCTACTCACAAAGATCCCGATCGTAATGAAGCCGTTTTAAAGAAATCGAGACAAGTTCGGCTACGAGGGGGAAACGTGAGGCTTAGCCCTCCAGACGGCTTGGGTCATAACATAGATCCGAAAAATGCACTCCCGCAACACGGTCTTCACCCGGCAAGGACAGGACCAGGAGAGGATGGAAGGCCCGTGCATTTGACAggcaaagaaaaacaaaaatctatAGCTGATGCAAAGTTGCACGGATTTAGTTTGATAGTTAGTAATCTGGTATCGGTTGAAAGAACAGTAAAAGATACAAGGGAACCCAT gtGTCGATCACTGCATTACAAGCCACCTTTACCGCCAGTCTCTGTAATCATAGTCGTTCATAACTCGGTATGGTCCGTCCTCTCACGACTTCTCCATAGCATTGTAAACAGGACGCCAGACAAATTGTTATTTGAGATTATTCTTATAGATGACTTCAGCGACGATG ccgatttattgacaaatttaaaggttttaccccaaaaattgAAAGCTAAGGTGAATGTTCTACGGATGCAAACAAGACAAGGTCAGACCAAAGCGCGGTTAGAAGGAGTCCGTGCAGCTAAGGGGGATGTTATTGTCTTCGCTGATCCCTACTGTGAAGTTGGCATTAAATG GTTAGAACCACTTGTTGACCGTTTAAACCATAACAGCACCATTATAGCGACACCGATTGTTGACAGAGTTGACACTGAAACCTTTGAACAGTTCAGAAGCCAACCAGTACGAGGTGGTTTTAAGTGGAACCTGGACACAAGATGGATGATGTTGGGATTGGACGAGTTGAAAGACAGACAAAAGGACACTACAGTATCATATCC AACTGCTGTTATAATGGAAAGTATTTTTGCAGTGAACAAGAAATTCTTTGAACATATTGGCATGTTTGATACTGAAATGGAAGGCTGGGGTGCTGAAAACATTGAGCTCTCTTTCAGG acaTGGATGTGTGGTGGCAGTATAGAAGTTGTTCCTTGTTCCCGCATTTTTCATCTATTCCGTGGTGTTCAACATTATTCTTACCCTAGTGGGTTGCAGGAAGGATTCATCCGGAACTCGATGCGAACGGCTCAGCTGTGGATGGATAATTATAAAGACAAATTTATGCTTACTCTACCAAGGTCAATCAAG gatAAATCATATGGTAGTCTAACTGCCAGCCAGAAACTCAAGAAGGACTTACAATGCAAGAACTTTGATTGGTATTTGAAAACTGTTTACCCATACCCACTACTAACATCCAACAGAATCAAAGCATTTGGACAG GTTTTTAATCaagaaaaaacacaaaatcTTTGTTTGGACAGCTATGCACGTACCATCGGTTCATCTGTGTATTTAAACAAATGTGATAAAGCCAGCTTAAATCAG GTGTTTACCCTGTCTTCTCGTAGTGAACTTAAATGGAATAACTTGTGTATTGAAGTGCCTGTTAGCAAGTATCGTAGTGGCGTACAGCCTAGGCTAGCTGAATGCTCCAGATCGGGTAGCCATCAATCTTGGATTCATTCAGAG CCTGGTTGGTTGTTACACAAAGGCAGTGGCTTGTGCCTGAGTTACGTAAAAGGCAGTTCACCATTACTAGCAGTTATGAGTACATGTATCGAGGAACTAACGCAGAAATGGAAGTTTAATATATACCATGAAATTTaa